The Pseudomonas fluorescens genome includes a window with the following:
- a CDS encoding crotonase/enoyl-CoA hydratase family protein has translation MSDLIAYHLEDGIATLTLNNGKVNAISPDVIAAFNAALDQATADRAVVIITGQPGILSGGYDLKVMTAGPKEAVSLVTAGSTLARRLLSHPFPVVVACPGHAVAKGAFLLLSADYRIGVEGPFSIGLNEVQIGMTMHHAGIELARDRLRKSAFHRSVINAEMFNPQGAVDAGFLDKVVSAEELQGAALEAARQLKKINMTAHKNTKLKVRKALLDTLDSAILLDQEHLG, from the coding sequence ATGAGCGACTTGATTGCCTACCATCTCGAAGACGGTATCGCGACCCTGACCTTGAACAACGGCAAGGTCAATGCCATCTCGCCAGATGTGATTGCCGCGTTCAACGCTGCGCTGGACCAGGCGACGGCGGATCGGGCGGTGGTGATCATTACCGGGCAACCGGGGATTTTGTCGGGTGGTTACGATCTCAAAGTGATGACTGCCGGTCCCAAGGAAGCGGTGAGCCTGGTCACGGCCGGCTCGACCCTGGCCCGTCGCCTGTTGTCGCACCCCTTCCCTGTCGTTGTCGCTTGCCCAGGGCATGCGGTGGCCAAGGGTGCGTTCCTGCTGCTCTCGGCGGATTACCGCATTGGTGTGGAAGGGCCATTCAGCATCGGCCTGAACGAAGTGCAGATCGGCATGACCATGCACCACGCCGGTATCGAGCTGGCCCGTGATCGCCTGCGCAAGTCGGCGTTTCATCGCTCGGTAATCAACGCCGAGATGTTCAATCCGCAGGGCGCTGTGGATGCCGGTTTCCTCGACAAGGTGGTGTCGGCCGAAGAACTGCAGGGCGCGGCCCTGGAAGCGGCGCGTCAGTTGAAGAAGATCAACATGACAGCCCACAAGAACACCAAGCTGAAAGTGCGCAAGGCTCTGCTGGATACGCTGGACAGTGCGATTCTGCTGGATCAGGAGCACTTGGGCTGA